One window from the genome of Flavobacterium agricola encodes:
- a CDS encoding LytR/AlgR family response regulator transcription factor: MLLHSPTELFEPKLINIKVDKQIIQLSESDIDYIQSFGNYVKVFVGSKYYLASTTTQEILSDLSSKLFVRIHKSFAINWTKVSDYTEKEVFILDKKLPIGITFKRKFMDRMEKVG; encoded by the coding sequence TTGTTATTACACAGCCCAACCGAATTGTTTGAACCTAAACTAATAAACATTAAGGTTGATAAGCAAATAATACAACTTTCTGAATCGGATATAGATTATATTCAGAGTTTTGGAAATTATGTTAAGGTGTTTGTTGGTTCAAAATATTATTTGGCTTCAACCACAACACAAGAAATTTTATCGGATTTATCTTCAAAACTGTTTGTTCGCATTCATAAATCTTTTGCTATAAACTGGACCAAAGTTTCTGATTACACAGAAAAAGAAGTTTTTATTTTAGATAAAAAACTACCGATCGGAATTACTTTTAAGCGTAAGTTTATGGATAGAATGGAAAAGGTTGGATAA
- a CDS encoding LytR/AlgR family response regulator transcription factor has product MKDVYSCFIVDDEPAAHMVLKSYIAKESNLQLVAQCFNVLELTAYLKHNTAALLFLDIHMPEINGIEFLELHPNPPKTILTTAYSEYALESYNYDVVDYLLKPISYPFSASCKSFFVITQPNRIV; this is encoded by the coding sequence ATGAAAGATGTTTATTCGTGCTTTATTGTAGATGATGAGCCGGCTGCGCACATGGTGCTAAAAAGTTATATTGCTAAAGAAAGTAATTTGCAATTGGTAGCACAATGTTTTAATGTTTTAGAACTTACAGCGTATTTAAAGCATAATACCGCAGCATTACTTTTTTTAGATATTCATATGCCCGAAATAAATGGTATTGAGTTTTTAGAATTACATCCCAATCCGCCTAAAACCATATTAACTACGGCCTATTCGGAATATGCATTAGAAAGTTATAATTACGATGTTGTGGATTATTTGCTAAAGCCGATTTCTTACCCGTTTTCAGCAAGCTGTAAATCGTTTTTTGTTATTACACAGCCCAACCGAATTGTTTGA
- a CDS encoding sensor histidine kinase, protein MKLSVERKWVLEVGILIFTFILFALNDWILIKSMTSFSLGIAYYLVLYAHAQLNRYIALPFLIKKQNVSMYIALTILGLIIFSFILSQMTHLFLYRTCFLSNNPAKLSFHYQLGILLGSYFCITGLSLFVSYYHKQRIEADKEILSRKMQVDLLSKQLNPHFLFNTLNTIYGLSIEHPERTPDAVIKVSELLRYQVENSKKDLVSLSEEIAFIDSYIAIEKERFGHRCTIDFDVFIDNIKQYYVAPMIILHLLKTHLNMEPETLKVVL, encoded by the coding sequence ATGAAACTGTCTGTCGAACGTAAATGGGTGTTGGAAGTAGGAATATTGATTTTTACCTTTATTCTTTTTGCACTGAATGATTGGATATTAATCAAATCGATGACAAGTTTTTCTCTCGGAATTGCTTATTATTTGGTGCTTTATGCCCATGCACAGCTTAATCGCTATATTGCCTTACCTTTTTTAATTAAAAAGCAAAATGTATCAATGTACATTGCGCTTACCATTTTGGGGCTTATAATTTTTTCGTTTATTCTAAGCCAAATGACGCATCTGTTTTTATACAGAACTTGCTTTTTGAGTAACAACCCAGCCAAGCTTTCTTTTCATTACCAATTAGGTATTTTGTTGGGCTCTTATTTTTGTATTACCGGCCTTTCTCTTTTTGTATCGTATTACCACAAGCAACGTATTGAAGCCGACAAAGAAATTCTGTCAAGAAAAATGCAGGTTGATTTGTTAAGCAAGCAACTTAATCCTCATTTTTTATTTAATACGTTAAATACCATTTATGGGCTAAGCATTGAGCATCCAGAACGTACGCCAGATGCGGTTATAAAAGTTTCTGAGTTACTGCGTTATCAGGTTGAAAACAGTAAAAAAGATTTGGTTTCGTTAAGTGAAGAAATTGCTTTTATTGATAGTTACATTGCTATTGAAAAAGAGCGCTTTGGGCACCGATGTACGATTGATTTTGATGTTTTTATTGACAACATCAAACAATATTATGTGGCACCCATGATTATTTTACATTTATTGAAAACGCATTTAAACATGGAGCCGGAAACGTTGAAGGTTGTTTTATAA
- a CDS encoding SDR family oxidoreductase, translating into MKDSENKNSRRDFMKKAGLASAGIMAAGVPLSAHASEKERKKDQVTKVAVITGAARGIGRATAIDLAKQGVDIWGIDILGKISDFAKYDPATDQDILETKKQVEAIGVKFNYSKADIRDLNRLKEVAEEIKSKYKHIDYLVANAGLQTFSKILDSQTQDWADILDVNVIGTAHSIIAFAPLMIPNKKGKIVIVGSTQGMRGMWNGAAYSASKWAVVGLAKSAAIELGEYNINVNVVVPGLIYTKMSRNLKRMQVAMGPGYENAQVTEKEVEETLRKKDVLGVPWLTAEEVSPVISFLCSDAANKITGAVYDVAAGTSTVYTS; encoded by the coding sequence ATGAAAGATTCAGAAAACAAAAACTCAAGAAGGGATTTTATGAAAAAAGCGGGGTTAGCATCTGCCGGAATTATGGCTGCAGGAGTGCCGCTTAGCGCTCATGCTTCGGAAAAAGAAAGAAAAAAAGATCAGGTAACAAAAGTTGCGGTAATTACTGGTGCAGCTCGTGGAATTGGAAGAGCAACAGCAATTGATCTTGCAAAACAAGGAGTTGATATTTGGGGCATTGATATTTTAGGTAAAATATCAGATTTTGCTAAATACGATCCGGCAACAGATCAAGATATTTTAGAAACTAAAAAACAGGTAGAAGCTATAGGGGTTAAATTTAATTATTCTAAAGCAGATATTAGAGATCTGAACAGACTGAAAGAAGTTGCTGAAGAAATTAAATCAAAATACAAACACATTGATTACTTGGTAGCCAATGCCGGATTACAAACGTTTAGTAAAATTTTAGATTCTCAAACACAAGATTGGGCAGATATTTTAGATGTAAACGTAATTGGTACAGCACATAGTATTATTGCTTTTGCACCATTAATGATTCCTAACAAAAAAGGAAAAATTGTAATTGTAGGATCAACTCAAGGAATGCGAGGCATGTGGAATGGAGCTGCTTATTCTGCTTCAAAATGGGCGGTTGTTGGTTTGGCCAAATCGGCAGCAATCGAATTGGGCGAATACAACATTAACGTAAACGTAGTTGTTCCGGGATTAATTTATACAAAAATGTCTAGAAACCTAAAACGTATGCAAGTTGCTATGGGACCAGGTTACGAAAATGCACAAGTTACAGAAAAAGAAGTAGAAGAAACTTTAAGAAAAAAAGATGTATTGGGCGTGCCTTGGTTAACAGCAGAAGAAGTTTCTCCGGTTATTAGCTTTTTATGCTCGGATGCAGCAAATAAAATTACAGGAGCTGTTTATGATGTGGCAGCAGGAACCAGTACGGTTTATACCTCGTAA
- a CDS encoding DUF2490 domain-containing protein, which yields MLLKNSVLKNKKWFCGKAIMGLLLFCISASSFGQETAAWAHLSYKQQVSEKWGYAADFQLRSGTSLKGIKTLLARAWASYYITDSKSVGLGYTHFGNWNKEQNRTVYNAEHRIFEEFQLKNKLGKVGLTNRLRLEQRFLDVEHKTEFSQRLRYLLGFNIPLSAVKVFNRPTSIVVQDELFLNVQNKNATNGKFFDQNRPYVGWSVLYNDHLKAEIGYYFRTHIQFPNETVNMNIFQLKLSADF from the coding sequence ATGTTACTAAAAAATAGCGTATTAAAAAATAAAAAATGGTTTTGCGGCAAAGCAATAATGGGTTTATTGTTATTTTGTATTTCAGCGTCAAGTTTTGGGCAAGAAACTGCTGCTTGGGCTCATTTAAGCTACAAACAACAAGTAAGCGAAAAATGGGGATATGCTGCCGATTTTCAGCTCCGAAGCGGAACATCTTTAAAAGGCATAAAAACCTTATTGGCCCGTGCGTGGGCTAGTTATTATATAACAGATTCTAAATCAGTAGGATTGGGTTATACGCATTTCGGAAACTGGAATAAGGAACAAAACAGAACCGTTTACAATGCGGAGCATCGTATTTTTGAGGAATTTCAATTAAAAAACAAGCTCGGAAAAGTTGGTTTAACCAACCGATTGCGTTTAGAGCAACGTTTTTTAGATGTAGAACACAAAACCGAATTTAGCCAGCGATTACGTTATTTACTAGGTTTTAACATTCCGTTATCAGCTGTTAAAGTATTTAATCGTCCAACTAGCATCGTGGTTCAAGACGAATTGTTTTTAAACGTGCAAAACAAAAACGCAACTAATGGTAAGTTTTTTGATCAGAACAGACCGTATGTGGGTTGGAGCGTATTATACAACGACCATTTAAAAGCAGAAATTGGATATTATTTTAGAACCCATATTCAATTTCCTAACGAAACAGTTAATATGAATATTTTTCAACTTAAATTAAGTGCAGATTTTTAA
- the clcA gene encoding H(+)/Cl(-) exchange transporter ClcA: MQSTNSAIQYITQKIASWQNRSPFILLFLAGIVGVFTGLLGSLFQIGLNLILNWHKNFSQHPVTSSSYFNYFLIFTIAAVMGAFSYYLVKKFAPESSGSGIPEVEGALLDERPVRWWRVLPVKFFGGLAALGSGMILGREGPTVQMGANLGKMTSDAFKLKDKESQHTLIATGAGAGITTAFNAPLGGILFIIEEMHDEFSYTKTSVKAIFVGCITACITYQFIMSSASILTLPTPNNVPLNSLWLFIILGLFLGAIGSLSNFLILRTRSYLQAFYKKNKFNFIVTGAVLAGSFGLLLSVASALSGDGFDVIPKVTEGFYAFYPLLLIFIFRFFATVLCFGSGAPGGIFSPTMALGAILGVLFGLIIQQLLPQYDIHLSSYAILAMAGLFAATIRAPLTGIVIIMEMTNGYMLILPLLLTCVSATFIAQTLGSLPLYSAILQSTLKNNN; encoded by the coding sequence ATGCAAAGTACAAATTCTGCTATACAATATATAACACAAAAAATTGCAAGTTGGCAAAATCGTTCCCCATTTATCCTTCTATTTCTAGCCGGAATTGTTGGGGTTTTTACAGGCTTATTAGGTTCTTTGTTCCAAATTGGTCTTAACTTAATTTTAAACTGGCATAAAAACTTTTCGCAACATCCAGTTACCTCATCTTCTTATTTCAATTACTTTTTAATATTTACCATTGCTGCTGTAATGGGCGCTTTTTCGTATTATTTAGTTAAAAAATTTGCCCCAGAATCTAGCGGATCTGGTATTCCGGAAGTTGAAGGAGCGCTGCTAGATGAAAGGCCCGTACGTTGGTGGCGCGTTTTACCTGTTAAATTTTTTGGAGGATTAGCTGCTTTGGGCAGCGGAATGATTTTAGGTCGAGAAGGTCCAACCGTACAAATGGGAGCAAATTTGGGTAAAATGACTTCGGATGCTTTTAAACTTAAAGATAAAGAATCACAACATACGCTTATTGCAACCGGTGCTGGAGCCGGAATAACAACTGCTTTTAATGCACCATTAGGTGGTATTTTATTTATTATTGAAGAAATGCATGACGAATTTAGCTACACAAAAACTTCGGTTAAAGCTATTTTTGTTGGTTGTATTACCGCATGTATTACGTATCAATTTATAATGAGTTCGGCATCTATATTAACCTTACCAACCCCAAATAATGTCCCGTTAAATAGCTTATGGCTTTTTATTATTTTAGGATTATTTTTAGGTGCAATTGGCTCGCTATCTAATTTTTTAATTTTACGTACGCGAAGCTATTTACAAGCGTTTTATAAAAAAAACAAATTTAATTTTATAGTAACGGGAGCAGTTTTAGCAGGAAGTTTTGGATTACTATTATCGGTTGCTTCAGCCTTATCAGGCGATGGTTTTGATGTTATTCCAAAAGTTACAGAAGGTTTTTATGCCTTTTATCCATTATTACTCATTTTTATATTCAGGTTTTTTGCTACTGTACTTTGTTTCGGATCGGGTGCACCCGGTGGAATATTTTCCCCAACAATGGCTTTAGGTGCCATATTAGGTGTGCTGTTTGGATTAATTATTCAACAACTTTTACCACAATATGATATTCACCTAAGCTCGTATGCGATTTTAGCCATGGCAGGATTATTTGCAGCAACAATTAGAGCCCCGCTTACCGGAATTGTAATTATTATGGAAATGACCAATGGTTACATGTTAATTTTACCGTTGCTTTTAACCTGTGTTTCGGCAACTTTTATTGCACAAACCTTAGGATCATTACCTTTATATTCTGCCATATTACAAAGCACATTAAAAAATAATAATTAA
- a CDS encoding GLPGLI family protein, producing MNLSNGLRYTAPYHNYVTNYDFTSKTIEENRALKDGTVLYARWDNDLVWEISDEEKTIGNYTVRKATTNSIELNKKHPNYPGKVTAWFCPEIPIPAGPARYYGLPGLILELKYQKDGSTYKLKSIEGADDYKFKNITTENQVEKEDVIYFEHKNSTKVKETQKLKKRS from the coding sequence ATCAACTTAAGTAATGGATTACGCTATACTGCACCATATCATAATTATGTAACTAATTATGACTTTACTAGCAAAACAATTGAAGAAAATAGAGCATTAAAAGACGGTACGGTATTATATGCTAGATGGGATAATGATTTAGTTTGGGAAATATCTGATGAAGAAAAAACTATTGGTAACTACACGGTACGTAAAGCAACTACAAATTCAATAGAATTAAATAAAAAACACCCTAATTATCCTGGAAAAGTAACCGCTTGGTTTTGTCCTGAAATCCCAATTCCTGCTGGACCCGCACGTTATTATGGACTTCCCGGATTAATTTTAGAGTTAAAGTATCAAAAAGATGGAAGTACTTATAAGTTAAAAAGTATTGAAGGAGCTGATGATTATAAATTTAAAAACATAACAACAGAAAATCAAGTCGAAAAAGAAGATGTAATCTATTTTGAACATAAAAACTCTACAAAAGTTAAAGAAACTCAAAAGCTAAAAAAAAGGAGCTAA
- the yfdV gene encoding transporter YfdV encodes MEDFMSKMLFADLIPILVIMAIAYISGKKNVFKEGQSQVLNKLVLDYALPAALFISIVKADREMLFENATLSLISLVGLVALFMLSYYTIQWFFKRTKAEGAVCALVAGSPTIGFLGYAILDPLFGTGIETGLVVAIVAIVVNAITIPIGLYLLNAGKASSGTTNDGQAAPPQGNAILSSLKQPVVWAPILAVVFVLIGIKVPSQLDPTFNLIAQANSSVAVFAAGLTLAAYKFELDWEVAYNTFFKLVLMPAIFLAAGLFFNLSSLTLQMLVLGVALPPAFSGVIISGQFNVYTRQATSSLAVSVIGFIIAAPAWVYLAKTLSS; translated from the coding sequence ATGGAAGATTTTATGTCTAAAATGCTTTTTGCCGACTTAATACCTATTTTAGTTATTATGGCTATTGCGTATATAAGTGGTAAAAAAAATGTTTTTAAAGAAGGACAATCTCAAGTTTTAAATAAGTTAGTTTTAGATTATGCTTTACCTGCAGCTTTATTTATTTCTATTGTAAAGGCAGATAGAGAAATGCTTTTTGAAAACGCTACTTTAAGCCTTATATCGTTAGTAGGGCTTGTTGCTTTGTTTATGCTTTCTTATTATACCATTCAGTGGTTTTTTAAACGTACTAAAGCAGAAGGAGCAGTTTGTGCGCTTGTAGCAGGTTCGCCAACTATTGGATTTTTAGGATATGCTATTCTAGACCCGCTTTTTGGAACCGGAATTGAAACCGGATTGGTTGTGGCTATTGTTGCTATTGTGGTAAATGCAATTACCATTCCGATAGGTTTGTACTTATTAAACGCTGGTAAAGCTAGTTCAGGAACAACAAATGATGGGCAAGCCGCACCACCTCAGGGCAATGCTATTCTATCTTCATTAAAACAGCCGGTAGTTTGGGCTCCCATTCTTGCTGTAGTTTTTGTTTTAATCGGAATTAAAGTTCCTTCTCAATTAGATCCAACTTTTAATTTAATCGCACAAGCCAACTCGAGTGTTGCAGTTTTTGCAGCTGGGCTTACATTGGCAGCTTATAAATTTGAGTTAGATTGGGAAGTTGCTTATAATACCTTTTTTAAATTGGTTTTAATGCCTGCTATTTTTTTAGCAGCTGGTTTATTTTTTAATTTAAGTAGTTTAACCTTACAAATGCTTGTGTTAGGAGTAGCTTTACCGCCTGCATTTTCTGGAGTAATTATTTCTGGTCAATTTAATGTTTATACGCGCCAAGCAACTTCAAGCTTAGCGGTAAGCGTTATTGGTTTTATAATAGCTGCGCCAGCATGGGTTTATTTAGCTAAAACCTTAAGTAGTTAA
- a CDS encoding cupin domain-containing protein, with translation MKEQQPIRGTKGATILGPRNPEVEKQNPDILLPPETDNGGIPNLKFPFAMAHMRLEDGGWAREVTQREMGSLKEMAIVNMRLPEGVTREMHWHKEGEWAYVLKGKVRFYLIDDQRNTLIEDLEEGDLWFAPPGFPHAIQGLEDGTEFVLVFNDGNFSENQTLLLTELFAHTPKEVLAKNFGVPESAFDGIPASEKYIFRLPTPGPLEEVKKQLGAVNFTNKYVFKASKFPKNKFEGGATQLIDKNSFEATELATLIIDLEPGGMREIHWHPDADEIQYYISGHARMTVFDAVNNARTFDFVAGDVGYVPRTLSHYIENIGTEPVRVLNVFHTSHYSDVSLNNWLALTPKDFVTGHLDIEEPFISSLRQKYQTIVKG, from the coding sequence ATGAAAGAACAACAACCTATTCGCGGAACGAAGGGGGCAACAATTCTTGGGCCTCGTAATCCTGAAGTAGAAAAACAAAATCCAGACATTTTATTACCACCAGAAACTGATAACGGAGGAATTCCGAATTTAAAGTTCCCTTTTGCTATGGCGCACATGCGTTTAGAAGATGGAGGTTGGGCTCGTGAAGTTACCCAAAGAGAAATGGGAAGCTTAAAAGAAATGGCTATTGTTAACATGCGTCTTCCTGAAGGAGTTACACGCGAAATGCACTGGCATAAAGAAGGGGAGTGGGCTTATGTACTTAAAGGTAAGGTGCGTTTTTATTTAATTGATGATCAACGTAATACTTTAATTGAAGATTTAGAAGAAGGTGATCTTTGGTTTGCACCTCCTGGGTTTCCTCATGCTATTCAAGGTTTAGAAGACGGTACTGAGTTTGTACTTGTTTTTAATGACGGAAACTTTTCTGAAAACCAAACACTTTTACTTACTGAACTTTTTGCTCACACACCAAAAGAAGTTTTAGCTAAAAACTTTGGTGTGCCTGAAAGCGCATTTGATGGTATTCCTGCAAGCGAAAAATATATTTTCCGCCTTCCTACTCCAGGACCACTCGAAGAAGTTAAAAAACAACTAGGAGCTGTTAACTTTACTAATAAGTATGTTTTTAAAGCGTCTAAATTTCCTAAAAATAAATTTGAAGGTGGTGCAACCCAATTAATCGATAAAAACTCTTTTGAAGCTACTGAACTTGCAACGCTTATTATTGATTTAGAACCAGGAGGAATGCGTGAAATTCACTGGCATCCTGATGCTGACGAAATTCAATATTACATTAGCGGACATGCACGTATGACTGTTTTTGATGCGGTTAACAATGCAAGAACATTTGATTTTGTAGCTGGTGATGTAGGTTATGTTCCAAGAACATTATCGCATTATATCGAAAATATTGGTACAGAACCGGTACGCGTTCTAAACGTATTCCATACAAGCCATTATAGTGACGTATCACTTAACAACTGGTTAGCACTTACGCCTAAAGATTTTGTTACAGGACATTTAGATATTGAAGAACCATTTATTAGTTCATTGCGTCAAAAATATCAAACAATCGTTAAAGGATAA
- a CDS encoding TraB/GumN family protein, whose protein sequence is MGKNFKKKNKFLLSKVEESNLVLVENIGESYPIINVRENNLSTDFLNQNQLKLLENIISNKTTIKKLSLKEIMIKIDEVWAKKSCLNNRERKDSLSLDDFLIKSSQEKGIKVVGLEDLSITIEYINKYTYEKFDDDRLKEIIVAKLNNINQNIKHSNCKIEKKYRTKSYDYNFNKNVEHPILAERNINWMRKIPSFLNEYKKVFIAVGIGHLDYENGLLNLLKNEGYSITPIKI, encoded by the coding sequence TTGGGGAAAAATTTTAAAAAAAAAAATAAATTTTTGCTCTCTAAAGTTGAAGAAAGCAATTTAGTTTTAGTCGAAAATATCGGAGAAAGCTACCCTATAATTAATGTTAGAGAGAATAATTTATCTACTGACTTTTTAAATCAAAACCAATTAAAATTATTAGAAAATATTATATCAAATAAAACAACAATTAAGAAGCTATCTCTTAAGGAAATTATGATTAAAATAGATGAAGTGTGGGCTAAAAAGTCTTGTTTAAACAATCGGGAAAGAAAAGATTCACTATCGTTAGACGACTTTCTAATCAAAAGCTCTCAAGAAAAAGGAATCAAAGTAGTTGGCCTAGAAGATTTATCTATAACCATAGAATATATTAACAAATATACTTATGAAAAATTCGATGATGACAGATTAAAAGAGATTATTGTTGCAAAATTAAATAACATTAATCAAAATATAAAACACTCAAACTGTAAAATAGAAAAAAAATATAGAACTAAAAGTTATGACTATAATTTCAATAAAAATGTAGAACATCCTATTCTCGCAGAAAGAAACATTAATTGGATGAGAAAAATACCAAGCTTTTTAAATGAATATAAAAAAGTTTTTATTGCTGTAGGTATTGGGCACCTTGATTATGAAAACGGTCTATTAAACTTGCTAAAAAACGAAGGCTATAGTATAACACCTATAAAAATTTAA
- a CDS encoding DUF1684 domain-containing protein: protein MKLLVALLFAVSVSYGQYDYKLVEDYQNNLIQFYADSTTTPLKSEELAAFTGIQFFPVNENFYVRATFKRTKNEVPFAMKTSGKKTPMYVKYGEISFKIANKKYKLDVFQNLDLVRNNPKYRNHLFLPFTDLTSGVTSYGGGRYLDLTIPEKKHFWLDFNKAYNPYCAYTLGYNCPIPPAQNDLEVAIEAGVKFDN from the coding sequence ATGAAATTACTTGTTGCTTTATTATTTGCCGTTTCGGTTAGTTACGGGCAATACGATTATAAATTGGTAGAAGATTATCAGAATAATTTAATTCAGTTTTATGCTGATTCTACTACAACTCCATTAAAAAGTGAAGAATTAGCTGCTTTTACCGGCATTCAGTTTTTTCCGGTTAACGAAAATTTTTATGTTCGTGCAACTTTTAAACGTACAAAAAACGAGGTGCCTTTTGCCATGAAAACATCAGGTAAAAAAACACCTATGTATGTTAAATACGGAGAAATATCATTTAAAATAGCTAATAAAAAATACAAGTTAGATGTTTTTCAAAATTTAGATTTGGTACGTAATAATCCCAAATATAGAAACCATTTATTTTTACCCTTTACCGATTTAACTTCGGGCGTAACATCATATGGAGGAGGGCGATATTTAGATTTAACCATTCCAGAAAAAAAACATTTTTGGTTAGATTTTAACAAAGCTTACAATCCATATTGCGCGTACACGCTAGGTTACAACTGCCCTATTCCACCAGCTCAAAACGATTTAGAAGTTGCTATTGAGGCTGGCGTAAAATTTGATAATTAA
- a CDS encoding TatD family hydrolase — MWYNVHTHQSSNQNQITEIVNQYPLQIIHTEKPFSIGIHPFHANLNSLQNELEIMESQIQHNNCWAIGECGLDKKNNWDAKVQQTVFIEQVKLAEKYNKPVILHCISAYQEIIQLKKDLKIQVPLIIHGFAKSSLQLAQELIQKDFYLSFGQHLLKSEGLAHVFKNIPLNSCFLETDSMPNGTIQDIYKKAQAIHGLEVNKVIANNFKQVFNK, encoded by the coding sequence ATGTGGTACAACGTACATACGCATCAATCTAGTAATCAAAACCAGATAACAGAAATTGTAAACCAATATCCGTTACAAATTATTCATACAGAAAAACCTTTCTCAATTGGCATTCATCCGTTTCATGCTAATTTAAATTCGTTACAAAACGAATTAGAAATTATGGAAAGCCAAATACAGCATAACAACTGCTGGGCAATTGGCGAATGTGGTTTGGATAAAAAAAATAATTGGGATGCTAAAGTGCAACAAACCGTATTTATAGAACAGGTAAAATTGGCCGAAAAATACAACAAACCCGTTATTCTGCATTGCATTTCGGCCTACCAAGAAATTATTCAACTAAAAAAGGATTTAAAAATTCAGGTTCCGTTAATTATTCACGGCTTTGCAAAAAGCAGTTTACAATTGGCGCAAGAGCTGATTCAGAAAGATTTTTACTTATCGTTTGGGCAACATCTTTTAAAAAGTGAAGGATTAGCTCATGTTTTTAAAAACATTCCTTTAAACAGTTGTTTTTTAGAAACAGATTCTATGCCCAACGGAACCATACAAGATATATACAAAAAAGCACAAGCAATACACGGCTTGGAAGTAAACAAGGTTATAGCAAATAACTTTAAACAAGTGTTTAACAAGTAA
- a CDS encoding tRNA threonylcarbamoyladenosine dehydratase, producing the protein MAEWLERAELLFKAEGLEKLKNSNVLIVGMGGVGSFAAEFIARAGVGNITIVDGDTVDITNINRQLPALHSTVGKNKIDIVGDRLMDINPELNLTRINEFLSPERAYEIATTDFDYVLDCIDSISPKINLIKGAKHRGIKVISNMGAGGKVLASKVVVKDISKTEVCPLAKTIRKRLKKEGISSGVKAVFSMEKPDESSLKMTDGSNFKKSFFGTNSWMPGLFGLHTAETVIRYLLKK; encoded by the coding sequence ATGGCAGAGTGGTTAGAAAGAGCCGAATTATTATTTAAAGCAGAAGGTTTAGAGAAACTTAAAAACTCAAACGTACTAATTGTGGGTATGGGCGGCGTAGGATCATTCGCAGCCGAATTTATTGCGCGCGCTGGCGTGGGTAATATAACCATTGTAGATGGAGATACGGTAGATATTACCAATATCAATCGTCAATTACCAGCTTTACATTCAACCGTAGGTAAAAATAAAATTGATATTGTAGGCGACCGATTAATGGATATTAATCCGGAACTCAACTTAACACGCATTAACGAATTTTTAAGCCCTGAACGTGCGTACGAAATTGCTACTACAGATTTTGATTATGTATTAGATTGTATTGATAGCATTTCGCCAAAAATAAATTTAATTAAAGGTGCTAAACACCGAGGTATTAAAGTAATTTCTAACATGGGTGCTGGTGGTAAAGTTTTAGCTAGCAAAGTTGTGGTAAAAGACATTAGTAAAACCGAAGTTTGCCCATTGGCAAAAACCATTAGAAAACGTTTAAAAAAAGAAGGCATTTCATCTGGGGTTAAAGCTGTTTTTTCTATGGAAAAACCAGACGAAAGCAGTTTGAAAATGACAGATGGATCTAACTTTAAAAAATCGTTTTTCGGAACCAACTCTTGGATGCCCGGTTTATTCGGTTTACATACCGCCGAAACCGTAATTCGATATTTGTTAAAAAAATAA
- a CDS encoding amidohydrolase family protein: protein MNQNLATKQIKNVRLETSFLQDDVEVTATKTDLFTLDIQDGKIVKIHQEPAQADAFDAKGKLALPPMQDMHIHLDKTYYGGAWKARSKRNQTVQDMIAFEQKLLPEIFPETEFRANKILDLQQSHGTNFTRAL from the coding sequence ATGAATCAAAATTTAGCAACAAAACAAATAAAAAATGTTCGTTTAGAGACTAGTTTTTTACAAGATGATGTTGAAGTTACAGCAACTAAAACCGATTTATTTACTTTAGATATTCAAGACGGAAAAATAGTTAAAATTCATCAAGAACCGGCGCAAGCTGATGCCTTTGATGCAAAAGGTAAATTAGCCTTACCGCCCATGCAAGACATGCATATCCATTTAGATAAAACCTATTACGGTGGCGCTTGGAAAGCGCGCTCTAAACGCAACCAAACAGTTCAAGACATGATTGCTTTTGAACAAAAGTTATTGCCTGAAATATTTCCAGAAACCGAATTTCGCGCCAATAAAATTTTAGATTTACAACAAAGCCACGGAACCAATTTTACGCGTGCATTGTAA